A DNA window from Streptomyces canus contains the following coding sequences:
- a CDS encoding DNA translocase FtsK, protein MASRPSAAKKQPAKKAAAPAKGPARKAAAKKAPAKKAPAKKAAAKKAAPPKPAPSPTGGVYRLVRAVWLGLAHAVGAVFRGIGQGAKNLDPAHRKDGVALLLLGLGLIVAAGTWSNLRGPVGDLVEIIVTGAFGRLDLLVPILLAVIAVRFIRHPEKPEANGRIVIGLSALVIGVLGQVHIACGAPARSDGMQAIRDAGGLIGWGAATPLTYTMGEVLAVPLLVLLTVFGLLVVTATPVNAIPRRLRELGVRLGILPDPAEDELGEDDERYDEQWREALPARGRRRGPAPESYDPDGAEQEALSQRRGRPRRSAVPQPAMDRRMDAVDIAAAAAADLDGVVMHGLPPSALVADLTQGVSVGDRVETTPVPTSVPAARPKQDARPKQEKLKVEVADLTKPAPEAPGELPSRAEQLQLSGDITYALPSLDLLERGGPGKARSAANDAIVASLTTVFTEFKVDAAVTGFTRGPTVTRYEVELGPAVKVERITALAKNIAYAVASPDVRIISPIPGKSAVGIEIPNTDREMVNLGDVLRLAAAAEDEHPMLVALGKDVEGGYVMANLAKMPHVLVAGATGSGKSSCINCLITSIMVRATPEDVRMVLVDPKRVELTAYEGIPHLITPIITNPKRAAEALQWVVREMDLRYDDLAAYGFRHIDDFNEAIRNGKVKLPEGSERELQPYPYLLVIVDELADLMMVAPRDVEDAIVRITQLARAAGIHLVLATQRPSVDVVTGLIKANVPSRLAFATSSLADSRVILDQPGAEKLIGKGDGLFLPMGANKPTRMQGAFVTEDEVAAIVQHCKDQMAPVFRDDVVVGTKQKKEIDEEIGDDLDLLCQAAELVVSTQFGSTSMLQRKLRVGFAKAGRLMDLMESRGIVGPSEGSKARDVLVKADELDGVLAVIRGEA, encoded by the coding sequence ATGGCCTCACGTCCCTCCGCAGCCAAGAAGCAGCCCGCCAAGAAGGCTGCCGCTCCCGCGAAGGGTCCGGCGAGGAAGGCTGCGGCGAAGAAAGCACCGGCAAAAAAGGCGCCCGCCAAGAAGGCCGCGGCGAAGAAGGCCGCGCCGCCGAAGCCGGCGCCCAGCCCCACCGGGGGGGTCTACCGTCTCGTCCGGGCCGTCTGGCTCGGCCTGGCCCATGCCGTGGGCGCGGTGTTCCGCGGGATAGGGCAGGGCGCGAAGAACCTCGACCCCGCGCACCGGAAGGACGGCGTGGCGCTCCTGCTGCTCGGTCTCGGCCTGATCGTCGCCGCCGGTACCTGGTCGAACCTCCGCGGTCCGGTGGGCGACCTCGTCGAGATCATCGTGACCGGCGCCTTCGGCCGGCTCGACCTGCTCGTGCCGATACTGCTCGCGGTCATCGCCGTGCGGTTCATCCGGCACCCCGAGAAGCCCGAGGCCAACGGCCGCATCGTGATCGGCCTGTCGGCGCTCGTCATCGGCGTGCTCGGCCAGGTCCACATCGCCTGCGGCGCGCCCGCCCGCAGCGACGGCATGCAGGCGATAAGGGACGCGGGCGGCCTCATCGGCTGGGGAGCGGCCACCCCGCTGACGTACACCATGGGCGAGGTTCTCGCCGTGCCGCTGCTCGTGCTGCTGACGGTCTTCGGGCTGCTCGTCGTCACGGCCACCCCGGTCAACGCCATCCCGCGGCGGCTGCGGGAGCTCGGTGTGCGGCTCGGGATCCTCCCCGACCCGGCGGAGGACGAGCTCGGCGAGGACGACGAGCGCTACGACGAGCAGTGGCGCGAGGCACTGCCCGCGCGCGGCCGCAGGCGTGGTCCAGCGCCCGAGTCGTACGACCCCGACGGAGCGGAGCAGGAGGCCCTCTCGCAGCGTCGTGGGCGCCCCAGGCGCTCCGCGGTGCCGCAGCCCGCGATGGACCGGCGGATGGACGCCGTGGACATCGCCGCGGCCGCCGCCGCGGATCTGGACGGCGTCGTCATGCATGGCCTGCCGCCCTCGGCGCTGGTCGCCGACCTCACCCAGGGCGTCAGCGTGGGCGACCGGGTGGAGACGACACCGGTACCCACCTCCGTCCCGGCCGCGCGGCCCAAGCAGGACGCGCGGCCGAAGCAGGAGAAGCTCAAGGTCGAGGTCGCCGACCTCACCAAGCCCGCTCCCGAGGCCCCCGGCGAACTGCCCTCGCGCGCGGAGCAGCTCCAGCTGTCCGGCGACATCACCTACGCGCTGCCCTCGCTCGACCTCCTGGAGCGCGGCGGCCCCGGCAAGGCGCGCAGCGCGGCCAACGACGCCATAGTCGCCTCGCTGACGACCGTCTTCACGGAGTTCAAGGTCGACGCCGCCGTCACCGGCTTCACGCGCGGGCCGACGGTCACGCGCTACGAGGTCGAGCTCGGCCCCGCCGTGAAGGTCGAGCGGATCACCGCTCTGGCCAAGAACATCGCGTACGCCGTCGCCAGCCCGGATGTGCGGATCATCAGCCCGATTCCCGGCAAGTCGGCGGTCGGCATCGAGATCCCGAACACCGACCGCGAGATGGTCAACCTCGGTGATGTGCTGCGGCTCGCGGCGGCCGCCGAGGACGAGCACCCCATGCTGGTCGCGCTCGGCAAGGACGTCGAGGGTGGCTATGTCATGGCCAACCTGGCGAAGATGCCGCATGTGCTGGTCGCCGGAGCCACCGGTTCCGGTAAGTCGTCGTGCATTAACTGCTTGATCACTTCCATCATGGTCCGCGCGACCCCGGAGGACGTGCGCATGGTCCTCGTCGACCCCAAACGCGTGGAGCTGACGGCCTATGAGGGCATCCCGCACCTGATCACGCCGATCATCACCAACCCGAAGCGGGCCGCCGAAGCGCTCCAGTGGGTCGTACGGGAGATGGACCTTCGCTACGACGACCTGGCGGCGTACGGCTTCCGGCACATCGACGACTTCAACGAAGCCATCAGGAACGGCAAGGTCAAGTTGCCCGAGGGCAGCGAGCGCGAGCTCCAGCCCTACCCGTATCTGCTGGTGATCGTCGACGAGCTCGCCGACCTGATGATGGTCGCCCCGCGGGACGTCGAGGACGCGATCGTGCGGATCACGCAGCTCGCACGCGCGGCCGGCATCCACCTGGTGCTCGCCACGCAGCGGCCGTCGGTGGACGTCGTCACCGGTCTGATCAAGGCGAACGTGCCTTCACGACTCGCCTTCGCCACCTCCTCGCTCGCCGACTCGCGGGTCATCCTCGACCAGCCCGGCGCCGAGAAGCTGATCGGGAAGGGTGACGGGCTCTTCCTGCCGATGGGGGCCAACAAGCCCACCCGTATGCAGGGCGCCTTCGTGACCGAGGACGAGGTCGCGGCGATCGTCCAGCACTGCAAGGACCAGATGGCGCCGGTCTTCCGGGACGACGTCGTCGTGGGCACCAAGCAGAAGAAGGAGATCGACGAGGAGATCGGCGACGACCTCGACCTGCTGTGCCAGGCGGCCGAGCTGGTCGTCTCCACACAGTTCGGGTCGACCTCCATGCTCCAGCGCAAGCTGCGGGTCGGGTTCGCGAAAGCGGGGCGTCTGATGGACCTCATGGAGTCCCGGGGCATCGTCGGGCCGAGCGAGGGATCCAAGGCTCGTGACGTTCTTGTGAAGGCTGACGAACTGGACGGAGTGCTCGCGGTGATCCGCGGGGAGGCTTAA
- a CDS encoding helix-turn-helix domain-containing protein codes for MSIGNSPEDERPFEDDRQEDRLSVGHALKQARIAAGLTVDDVSNATRVRIAIVHAIEADDFAPCGGDVYARGHIRTLAKAVHLDPAPLLDQFAADHGGGRPAPTPAAPLFEAERIRPERRGPNWTAAMVAAIVAVVGFVGFTAFKGGDDGGTTQVADGTTSATSKSPTPKSDKTTKDPKPTPTPTDSAIAAAPQDKVTVQVSAADGKSWILAKDHNGRTLFDGLLKQGDTKTFQDSDKINLVLGDAGAIQLYVNGKKIDDDWQPGAVERLTYTKGDPQVG; via the coding sequence GTGTCCATCGGCAACTCCCCTGAAGACGAGCGTCCGTTCGAAGACGACCGACAGGAAGACCGCCTCTCCGTCGGCCACGCCCTGAAACAGGCGCGGATCGCGGCCGGGTTGACCGTCGACGACGTCAGCAACGCCACCAGGGTCCGCATCGCCATCGTGCATGCCATCGAGGCGGACGATTTCGCCCCCTGCGGGGGTGATGTGTACGCCCGGGGCCACATCCGGACCCTGGCCAAAGCCGTCCACCTGGATCCGGCCCCGCTGCTGGACCAGTTCGCCGCCGATCACGGCGGCGGGCGTCCGGCCCCGACCCCGGCCGCTCCGCTGTTCGAGGCGGAACGCATCCGTCCCGAGCGCCGCGGGCCCAACTGGACCGCGGCCATGGTCGCCGCGATCGTCGCCGTGGTCGGCTTCGTGGGGTTCACCGCGTTCAAGGGCGGCGACGACGGCGGGACGACACAGGTCGCCGACGGCACCACGTCCGCCACCAGCAAGTCTCCGACGCCCAAGTCCGACAAGACCACCAAGGACCCGAAGCCGACGCCCACGCCGACCGACAGCGCCATCGCGGCGGCACCCCAGGACAAGGTGACCGTTCAGGTCAGCGCTGCCGACGGAAAGAGCTGGATCCTCGCCAAGGACCACAATGGCCGGACCCTCTTCGACGGACTGCTCAAGCAGGGCGACACGAAGACCTTCCAGGACAGCGACAAGATCAACCTCGTCCTCGGTGACGCCGGGGCGATCCAGCTGTACGTGAACGGCAAGAAGATCGACGACGACTGGCAGCCCGGGGCCGTGGAGCGCCTGACGTACACGAAGGGCGACCCGCAGGTCGGATAG
- the rimO gene encoding 30S ribosomal protein S12 methylthiotransferase RimO — MPERRTVALVTLGCARNEVDSEELAGRLEADGWDLVKDAADADVAVVNTCGFVEAAKKDSVDALLEANDLKGHGRTQAVVAVGCMAERYGKDLAEALPEADGVLGFDDYADISDRLQTILSGGIHAAHTPRDRRKLLPISPAQRQESAASVALPGHGPAAEAPEAAPADLPEGLAPASGPRAPLRRRLDGAPVASVKLASGCDRRCSFCAIPSFRGSFISRRPSDVLNETRWLAEQGVKEIMLVSENNTSYGKDLGDIRLLESLLPELAEVDGLERVRVSYLQPAEMRPGLIDVLTSTPKVVPYFDLSFQHSAPDVLRAMRRFGDTDRFLELLDTIRGKAPEAGVRSNFIVGFPGETEAHLAELERFLTGARLDAIGVFGYSDEEGTEAATYENKLDEDVVAERLARVSRLAEELVSQRAEERVGETVHVLVESVDDEGVYGRGAHQAPETDGQVLLTSGEGLSVGRMVEAKVVGTEGVDLVAEPLDGSLACSEEAGR; from the coding sequence ATGCCTGAACGCCGTACCGTCGCACTCGTCACTCTTGGCTGCGCCCGCAACGAGGTGGACTCGGAGGAGCTCGCAGGCCGTTTGGAGGCGGACGGCTGGGATCTCGTGAAGGACGCCGCCGACGCGGACGTCGCCGTCGTCAACACCTGCGGCTTCGTCGAAGCCGCCAAGAAGGACTCCGTCGACGCCCTCCTCGAGGCCAACGATCTCAAGGGGCACGGCAGAACCCAGGCCGTCGTGGCGGTGGGCTGCATGGCCGAGCGGTACGGCAAGGACCTCGCCGAGGCGCTGCCGGAGGCGGACGGGGTGCTCGGCTTCGACGACTACGCCGACATCTCCGACCGGCTGCAGACGATCCTCAGCGGCGGCATCCACGCCGCGCACACCCCGCGTGACCGGCGCAAGCTGCTGCCGATCAGCCCGGCCCAGCGGCAGGAGTCGGCGGCCTCCGTCGCGCTGCCCGGGCACGGGCCGGCCGCGGAAGCCCCCGAGGCGGCTCCCGCCGACCTCCCGGAGGGGCTCGCTCCGGCTTCCGGCCCCCGTGCGCCCCTGCGCCGCCGTCTGGACGGCGCCCCGGTGGCCTCGGTGAAGCTCGCCTCCGGCTGCGACCGGCGCTGCTCCTTCTGCGCCATCCCGTCCTTCCGCGGCTCCTTCATCTCGCGTCGCCCCTCGGACGTCCTCAACGAGACGCGCTGGCTGGCCGAGCAGGGGGTCAAGGAGATCATGCTGGTCTCCGAGAACAACACCTCGTACGGCAAGGACCTCGGCGACATCCGTCTCCTCGAGTCGCTCCTGCCCGAGCTCGCCGAGGTCGACGGCCTGGAACGCGTACGTGTCAGCTACCTCCAGCCCGCCGAGATGCGGCCGGGCCTGATCGACGTGCTGACGTCCACGCCCAAGGTGGTGCCCTACTTCGACCTGTCCTTCCAGCACTCCGCCCCCGACGTGCTGCGCGCGATGCGCCGCTTCGGCGACACCGACCGCTTCCTGGAGCTGCTCGACACCATCCGCGGCAAGGCCCCCGAGGCCGGTGTGCGCTCCAACTTCATCGTGGGCTTCCCGGGTGAGACCGAGGCCCACCTGGCGGAGCTGGAGCGGTTCCTGACCGGCGCGCGACTGGACGCCATCGGCGTCTTCGGGTACTCCGACGAGGAGGGCACCGAAGCGGCGACGTACGAGAACAAGCTGGACGAGGACGTCGTCGCCGAGCGGCTGGCACGTGTCTCCCGGCTTGCCGAAGAACTCGTCTCGCAGCGCGCCGAGGAGCGCGTCGGCGAGACCGTGCACGTGCTGGTCGAGTCCGTCGACGACGAGGGCGTGTACGGCCGAGGCGCGCACCAGGCGCCGGAGACCGACGGCCAGGTGCTGCTCACGAGCGGCGAAGGGCTGAGCGTCGGTCGTATGGTCGAGGCGAAGGTGGTCGGTACGGAAGGTGTCGACCTGGTGGCCGAGCCGCTCGACGGCTCGCTCGCGTGTAGTGAGGAGGCGGGCAGATGA
- the pgsA gene encoding CDP-diacylglycerol--glycerol-3-phosphate 3-phosphatidyltransferase produces MTGVPASAAGGPSAAKGGPAGRVSGAASGVAPSASSDAVSGTAAEVRASAVPAAGVVAGVASGAGVDSGSKTARGGKIAAAAVNQASVWNVANLLTMLRLVLVPGFVALMLADGGYDPAWRSFAWAAFAIAMITDLFDGHLARAYNLVTDFGKIADPIADKAIMGAALICLSGLGDLPWWVTIVILGRELGITLLRFLVIRYGVIPASRGGKLKTLSQGIAVGMYILALTGWLATARFWVMAVAVVLTVVTGLDYVRQAIVLRRQGIAERKAALEETEA; encoded by the coding sequence ATGACCGGAGTTCCGGCGTCCGCTGCGGGTGGCCCCTCCGCCGCGAAGGGCGGACCGGCGGGCCGTGTCTCGGGTGCCGCCTCCGGTGTGGCTCCCAGCGCTTCGTCGGACGCGGTCTCCGGTACGGCTGCCGAGGTACGCGCCAGTGCCGTCCCCGCGGCGGGTGTCGTTGCCGGCGTGGCTTCCGGTGCAGGCGTCGATTCCGGTTCGAAGACCGCGCGCGGTGGGAAGATCGCGGCCGCGGCGGTCAACCAGGCCAGCGTCTGGAACGTCGCCAATCTGCTGACCATGCTCCGGCTGGTCCTCGTGCCGGGCTTCGTCGCCCTGATGCTGGCCGACGGCGGGTACGACCCGGCGTGGCGCTCGTTCGCCTGGGCGGCCTTCGCGATCGCCATGATCACCGACCTGTTCGACGGACACCTGGCGCGCGCCTACAACCTCGTCACGGACTTCGGGAAGATCGCCGACCCCATCGCCGACAAGGCGATCATGGGGGCGGCGCTGATCTGTCTCTCCGGGCTCGGCGACCTGCCGTGGTGGGTCACGATCGTCATCCTCGGCAGGGAACTCGGGATCACCCTGCTGCGTTTCCTCGTCATCCGGTACGGCGTGATCCCGGCGAGCCGTGGCGGCAAGCTCAAGACCCTCAGCCAGGGCATCGCCGTAGGGATGTACATCCTGGCACTCACGGGGTGGCTGGCCACGGCGCGGTTCTGGGTGATGGCTGTGGCGGTCGTGCTGACCGTTGTGACCGGGCTCGACTATGTGAGACAGGCCATTGTTCTGCGCAGGCAGGGAATCGCCGAGCGCAAGGCGGCGTTGGAGGAGACGGAAGCGTGA
- a CDS encoding CinA family protein, giving the protein MNSPAAQVVRLLTVKGQTLAVAESLTGGLVAAEITAAPGASQAFRGSVTAYATELKHELLGVDATLLSQRGAVDPQVAAQMAAGVRKALGADWGIATTGVAGPEPQDGKPVGTVFVAVDGPTAGASDAAGGGKVTALRLNGDRAEIRMESVRSVLALLLEELAGEQTGNERAQDTERNGGF; this is encoded by the coding sequence GTGAATTCCCCGGCCGCCCAAGTGGTGCGACTACTCACCGTGAAGGGTCAGACGCTCGCGGTCGCCGAGTCGCTCACCGGCGGACTGGTTGCGGCGGAAATCACAGCGGCCCCCGGGGCGTCCCAGGCGTTCAGGGGGTCGGTGACCGCCTATGCCACCGAACTGAAGCATGAGCTGTTGGGTGTCGACGCCACCCTGCTGTCCCAGCGAGGCGCAGTGGATCCGCAGGTCGCGGCCCAGATGGCGGCCGGAGTGCGCAAGGCACTCGGCGCCGACTGGGGCATCGCGACCACCGGAGTCGCGGGCCCGGAACCGCAGGACGGCAAGCCCGTCGGAACGGTTTTCGTGGCCGTCGACGGGCCCACCGCGGGCGCTTCCGACGCAGCGGGTGGCGGGAAAGTGACCGCGCTGCGGTTGAACGGCGACCGCGCGGAAATTCGTATGGAGAGTGTACGGAGCGTACTCGCACTGCTCCTGGAGGAGCTTGCGGGCGAACAGACCGGGAATGAGCGGGCACAGGATACGGAACGGAACGGGGGGTTTTGA
- a CDS encoding helix-turn-helix domain-containing protein, with translation MILLRRLLGDVLRRQRQRQGRTLREVSSSARVSLGYLSEVERGQKEASSELLSAICDALDVRMSELMREVSDELALAELAQSAAATPSAPVPAAVRPMLGSVSVKGVPPERVTIKAPSEAVDVVAA, from the coding sequence ATGATTCTGCTCCGTCGCCTGCTGGGTGACGTGCTGCGTCGGCAGCGCCAACGCCAGGGCCGTACTCTGCGCGAAGTCTCCTCGTCCGCCCGAGTCTCACTCGGCTATCTCTCCGAGGTGGAGCGGGGGCAGAAGGAGGCTTCCTCCGAGCTGCTGTCCGCGATCTGCGACGCGCTGGACGTACGGATGTCCGAACTCATGCGGGAAGTGAGCGACGAGCTCGCCCTCGCCGAGCTGGCCCAGTCCGCTGCGGCCACGCCCAGCGCGCCGGTACCGGCAGCGGTGCGCCCGATGCTGGGTTCCGTCTCGGTTAAGGGTGTGCCACCGGAACGGGTGACCATCAAGGCGCCCAGCGAAGCGGTGGACGTCGTAGCGGCGTGA
- a CDS encoding SDR family NAD(P)-dependent oxidoreductase, producing MAVSAYDLTGRTAFVTGAASGIGRATAVLLAEAGATVHCADLDASGLHETATLIKDGGGTARTHPFDVTDREQLHQAITSCERLDVLAAVAGIMHSSPVLETRDEDLDRVLNVNFKGVLHACQEATRLMLDRETRGSIVTMASGAVDTGGPGLLCYGAAKAAVVQLTKTLATEVGRYGIRVNAVAPGWIRTPMTDRHDEEAQAHTEALMSRMSPLRRVGEPEDIAHAVLYLASDASSFTTGQIIRPNGGVAMPW from the coding sequence ATGGCCGTCAGCGCGTACGACCTCACCGGACGCACCGCATTCGTCACCGGCGCCGCGAGTGGCATCGGCCGTGCAACCGCCGTCCTGCTCGCCGAGGCGGGCGCCACCGTGCACTGCGCCGACCTCGACGCGTCGGGGCTGCACGAGACGGCGACCCTGATCAAGGACGGGGGCGGCACCGCCCGCACCCATCCCTTCGACGTCACCGACCGCGAACAGCTCCACCAGGCCATCACCTCCTGCGAGCGCCTCGACGTGCTGGCCGCGGTCGCCGGAATCATGCACAGCAGCCCGGTCCTGGAGACCAGGGACGAAGACCTCGACCGCGTCCTGAACGTCAACTTCAAGGGCGTGCTCCACGCCTGCCAGGAGGCGACCCGCCTGATGCTTGACCGGGAGACGAGAGGCAGCATCGTCACGATGGCCTCCGGCGCCGTGGACACGGGCGGACCCGGGCTGCTCTGCTACGGCGCGGCCAAAGCAGCCGTGGTACAGCTCACGAAGACCCTGGCCACCGAGGTCGGCCGCTACGGCATCCGGGTCAACGCGGTCGCGCCCGGCTGGATCCGCACTCCCATGACCGACCGCCACGACGAGGAAGCACAGGCGCACACCGAGGCACTCATGTCCCGCATGTCACCGCTCAGACGCGTCGGTGAACCGGAGGACATCGCCCACGCCGTGCTCTACCTGGCCTCCGACGCGTCGTCCTTCACGACGGGCCAGATCATCCGCCCGAACGGCGGGGTGGCGATGCCGTGGTAG
- a CDS encoding Fpg/Nei family DNA glycosylase encodes MPEGDTVWQSARRLHSALADKVLTRSDLRVPKYATADLTGRRVLDVTPRGKHLLTRIEGGLTLHSHLRMDGSWKVYAENQRWTGGPTHQIRAILANADRTAVGYRLPVLELLRTTDEHKAVGHLGPDLLGPDWNPEAALANLLQDPVRPLGEALLDQRNLAGIGNVYKSELCFLLGATPWLPIGALPADRAAQLPALAKKLLEANRDRPVRSTTGRRGQDLFVYGRAPRPCLRCHTPIRVADQGDGSRERPTYWCPNCQTGPAPSPHRRTPSGTHPRTSRRTTN; translated from the coding sequence ATGCCCGAAGGAGACACGGTCTGGCAGTCCGCGAGACGCCTGCACAGCGCCCTCGCGGACAAGGTGCTGACCCGCAGCGACCTGAGGGTGCCGAAATACGCCACAGCCGACCTCACAGGCCGCCGAGTCCTCGACGTCACCCCACGCGGCAAGCATCTCCTCACCCGCATCGAGGGCGGCCTGACCCTCCACTCCCACCTCCGCATGGACGGCTCCTGGAAGGTGTACGCAGAAAACCAGCGCTGGACCGGCGGCCCCACCCACCAGATCCGCGCGATCCTTGCCAACGCCGACCGCACAGCCGTCGGCTACCGCCTCCCCGTCCTGGAACTCCTGCGCACCACAGACGAGCACAAAGCCGTCGGCCACCTCGGCCCCGACCTCCTGGGCCCGGACTGGAACCCCGAGGCGGCGCTGGCGAACCTTCTCCAGGACCCCGTCCGCCCCCTCGGCGAAGCCCTCCTCGACCAGCGCAATCTCGCCGGCATCGGCAACGTCTACAAGAGCGAACTCTGCTTCCTGCTCGGCGCCACCCCCTGGCTCCCCATCGGCGCCCTCCCCGCGGACCGCGCCGCTCAACTCCCCGCGCTCGCCAAGAAGCTCCTGGAGGCCAACCGCGACCGCCCGGTCCGCAGCACGACCGGCCGCCGCGGCCAGGACCTGTTCGTCTACGGCCGCGCACCCCGACCCTGCCTCCGCTGCCACACCCCCATCCGCGTCGCCGACCAGGGCGACGGCTCCCGCGAACGTCCCACATATTGGTGCCCGAACTGCCAGACCGGCCCCGCCCCGAGCCCCCACCGCAGGACACCGAGCGGAACACACCCCAGAACCTCACGCCGTACGACCAATTGA